In Nitrospirota bacterium, one genomic interval encodes:
- a CDS encoding uracil-DNA glycosylase: MIPSIPPGWRSLLDTETRRPYFRKLDAFLDSEVASGQSVLPPSKDIFNALAATSYDQVRVLLIGQDPYPTPGYAHGLCFSVLSTVRPLPFSLRNVYRELHDDLGCRIPNNGHLEPWARQGVLMLNTVLTVRAHEANSHQGRGWEQFTDRMIELVAAKPTRVVFVLWGRKAQNKLPLIAQSHHAVVACAHPSPLSVKKFYGCRCFSQVNRNLADAGVAPIDWQIPDV, from the coding sequence ATGATTCCTTCGATTCCTCCAGGCTGGCGATCGTTGCTCGATACTGAGACGCGTAGGCCATACTTTCGCAAACTCGATGCATTTCTAGACAGCGAAGTTGCAAGTGGACAGTCGGTTCTCCCTCCCAGCAAGGACATCTTCAACGCATTAGCCGCAACATCTTACGATCAGGTCCGTGTACTCCTAATCGGCCAGGATCCCTATCCAACGCCTGGGTATGCCCATGGTCTTTGTTTCTCCGTGCTTTCAACTGTTCGCCCCTTGCCGTTTTCATTGCGCAATGTTTATCGAGAACTCCATGACGATCTGGGATGCCGGATTCCCAATAACGGGCATCTAGAGCCATGGGCCAGGCAAGGCGTCCTTATGCTCAATACAGTCCTTACAGTTAGGGCACATGAGGCCAATTCTCATCAGGGACGTGGGTGGGAGCAATTTACCGACCGTATGATCGAGCTGGTTGCCGCGAAGCCAACGCGAGTGGTTTTCGTGCTCTGGGGACGCAAGGCTCAGAATAAGTTGCCATTGATTGCGCAATCGCACCATGCCGTGGTTGCTTGCGCACATCCTTCGCCATTATCAGTCAAGAAATTCTACGGATGTCGCTGTTTCTCGCAGGTCAACCGCAATCTTGCCGATGCCGGGGTAGCTCCGATTGATTGGCAGATTCCAGATGTCTAG
- a CDS encoding dienelactone hydrolase family protein, whose amino-acid sequence MIVNDTDSADIPTPTGPMRTYLFRPAAEGRYPGLVLYSEIFQVTGPIRRTAAMLASHGFVVAVPEIYHELEPAGTVLAYDEAGAERGNLHKTTKILSSYDGDTRAVLDYLKSSSHCTGKLGVMGLCIGGHLAFRAAMQSDVLATTCFYATDIHKRSLGKGMHDNSLDRIGEIRGELLMIWGRQDPHIPREGRALIYNALSEAVAHFQWHEFNAAHAFLRDEGPRYDPAAARICYDMALELFTRKLGEGDRQASRASTEIKL is encoded by the coding sequence ATGATCGTCAACGATACCGACTCGGCTGATATCCCCACTCCCACGGGGCCTATGCGTACATACCTCTTTCGGCCAGCGGCTGAGGGGCGGTATCCTGGCCTGGTGTTGTATTCGGAGATCTTCCAAGTGACGGGGCCAATCCGGCGAACAGCCGCGATGTTGGCGAGTCATGGATTTGTGGTGGCGGTTCCCGAGATCTACCACGAACTGGAGCCGGCAGGCACTGTGCTGGCCTACGACGAGGCGGGCGCCGAGCGCGGGAATCTGCACAAGACTACCAAGATATTGTCGAGCTACGATGGCGATACGCGTGCAGTGCTGGACTATCTGAAATCCTCCTCGCATTGTACGGGCAAGCTAGGGGTTATGGGCCTGTGCATTGGAGGGCATTTAGCGTTTCGTGCGGCCATGCAGTCTGACGTGTTAGCCACCACCTGTTTCTACGCAACGGATATCCACAAGCGCAGTTTGGGCAAGGGCATGCACGACAACAGCCTGGACCGGATCGGCGAGATCAGGGGTGAGTTGCTGATGATTTGGGGGAGGCAGGACCCTCACATTCCCCGGGAGGGTCGTGCGCTGATTTACAACGCGTTGAGCGAGGCCGTGGCGCATTTCCAGTGGCATGAGTTCAATGCCGCGCATGCCTTTCTTCGCGACGAAGGTCCTCGCTACGATCCAGCTGCGGCCAGGATTTGTTACGACATGGCCCTGGAGCTGTTCACTCGCAAGCTGGGAGAAGGCGATCGGCAGGCGTCTAGAGCTTCGACCGAGATCAAGCTGTAA
- a CDS encoding response regulator, whose product MATILIIDDEASIRILLRSALEAAGYEVTEAVNGRQGLELYRRKPADLVITDILMPELNGLDMLLELTREFLNAKVVAISGAGGEKNVLDVAKLLGARQTFRKPFSMPQLLGAVRYELDH is encoded by the coding sequence ATGGCGACGATTCTGATCATCGATGATGAAGCGTCCATCCGTATTCTGCTCCGTTCCGCGCTGGAAGCGGCAGGGTATGAGGTCACGGAAGCTGTCAACGGCCGCCAGGGTCTTGAGTTGTATCGCCGGAAACCGGCGGACTTGGTCATTACAGACATCCTCATGCCAGAGTTGAACGGGCTGGATATGCTTCTGGAGCTGACGCGTGAATTCCTCAACGCCAAGGTGGTCGCCATCTCAGGCGCGGGAGGGGAAAAGAACGTGTTAGATGTCGCAAAGCTTCTCGGTGCACGACAGACGTTTCGGAAGCCGTTTAGCATGCCTCAGCTGCTCGGCGCCGTGCGATACGAATTAGATCATTAG
- a CDS encoding class I SAM-dependent methyltransferase — MSERTTDARSRWPLPSQDYWSTPFAESLLQHVDLRPGLSILDIASGHGIPAFYLAEQVGPTGQVLAVDLSGRQVESARVIQGAQLPWLRFECQDMRALEPHIPCFDRITGNLSVMFFRPNRFEVIQGLLEHLKPGGQLVLTFPSLGTFDSLWRRIDQEMAVGGLLTERRRLEVYLAERPSDEDVRSWLERLHLTRISVVEYPLEVATGAGQAFLQHPLLRGGFLDDAYECFDDHRLANEVMTKVSEDVESFTPLIAQRCVLSGWKS; from the coding sequence ATGAGCGAACGTACGACTGATGCGAGATCCCGGTGGCCTCTTCCATCCCAGGACTATTGGTCCACTCCCTTTGCCGAGTCCTTATTGCAGCATGTAGATCTTCGCCCGGGTCTGTCCATTCTCGACATTGCTTCCGGGCATGGGATCCCTGCGTTCTATTTGGCAGAGCAGGTGGGGCCCACCGGGCAAGTCTTGGCTGTCGATCTTAGTGGACGCCAGGTGGAGAGCGCGCGAGTCATCCAGGGAGCACAGCTTCCATGGCTACGGTTCGAGTGCCAGGATATGCGTGCACTCGAACCGCACATACCCTGTTTCGATCGCATTACGGGCAATCTGTCCGTCATGTTTTTCCGTCCCAATCGTTTCGAGGTCATCCAGGGATTACTGGAGCACCTCAAGCCTGGAGGTCAGCTAGTGCTGACATTTCCTTCGCTAGGCACGTTTGATTCACTTTGGCGCAGGATCGACCAAGAGATGGCTGTTGGTGGGCTCTTGACCGAGCGCCGTCGGCTTGAGGTCTACCTTGCTGAGCGGCCGTCGGACGAAGACGTTCGGAGTTGGCTGGAGCGGCTTCATCTCACGCGCATTTCGGTGGTTGAGTATCCGTTGGAGGTGGCAACTGGAGCGGGTCAGGCGTTTCTTCAACATCCACTGCTTCGGGGTGGGTTTCTTGATGATGCGTACGAATGTTTTGACGATCACAGATTGGCGAACGAAGTCATGACAAAGGTGTCTGAAGATGTGGAAAGCTTCACGCCACTCATTGCGCAGCGATGTGTGTTGTCGGGGTGGAAGTCCTAG
- a CDS encoding RNA-binding protein, translating to MGSKLYVGGLPYAATESQLTTLFAAHGTVESARVITDKFTGQSRGFGFVEMATQEEAKAAIAALNGSQMDGRPLTVNEAKPQEPRTGGGSGGGGGRFGGGGGGGDRGGRSRF from the coding sequence ATGGGTTCAAAACTTTATGTCGGCGGGTTGCCGTATGCGGCAACTGAATCACAGCTCACCACCCTCTTTGCCGCGCATGGCACCGTCGAGTCTGCGCGCGTGATCACGGACAAGTTCACCGGGCAATCACGAGGCTTCGGCTTCGTCGAGATGGCCACACAGGAAGAAGCCAAGGCCGCGATTGCGGCATTGAACGGCTCACAGATGGACGGACGTCCCCTGACTGTCAATGAAGCCAAGCCACAAGAACCACGCACCGGCGGCGGTAGCGGTGGCGGTGGTGGTCGTTTTGGCGGCGGTGGCGGCGGTGGCGATCGCGGCGGTCGCAGCCGCTTCTAA
- a CDS encoding RNA-binding protein, with protein sequence MGKRVLYVGGLPDKVSDCELRGLFASYGLVARAYVVRFKHTGKSAGYGFVEMGSGEQALSAVVALEGTEWEGHLLRLYVTPYANQPA encoded by the coding sequence ATGGGGAAACGAGTCCTATACGTGGGAGGACTCCCGGACAAGGTCTCGGACTGCGAGCTACGAGGCTTGTTCGCCTCCTATGGACTGGTCGCCAGAGCCTATGTGGTCCGATTCAAACATACAGGAAAGTCTGCCGGATACGGATTCGTCGAAATGGGATCCGGTGAACAGGCATTGAGCGCCGTGGTGGCCCTTGAAGGCACCGAATGGGAGGGACACCTCCTCAGGCTTTACGTGACTCCCTACGCAAACCAACCAGCCTAA
- a CDS encoding fatty acid desaturase codes for MSQTAPQRATPRSPTIAMTSTGLPIAISRRYNKVWTIILFCAIAIGAMIGVPLYGYVYHYSWLDWSLFGFLYVTSGLGITVGYHRLMAHRSFDCPNWVKGALLIAGAWALQNSAIKWASDHLRHHAHCDEVKDPYNAQLGFWHSHCGWLFTPDQYADPKYATRVANDPVAIWQHQHYPLLVLTGLAGTFLIGFLHNGIMGGIGCFLLAGVGRTFAVLNSTFCINSVCHLWGRQPHGTSDSSRDSWLVSLVTFGEGYHNYHHMYPTDYRNGHRWYHFDPSKWLILGLYSLGLATSLRTGSYVEDSLTRTN; via the coding sequence ATGAGCCAGACAGCCCCTCAACGCGCGACTCCACGATCACCCACGATTGCCATGACATCGACAGGACTTCCGATTGCGATCAGCCGACGCTACAACAAGGTCTGGACGATCATATTGTTTTGCGCCATTGCCATAGGCGCCATGATCGGAGTTCCGCTCTATGGATACGTCTATCACTACAGCTGGCTGGACTGGTCGCTCTTTGGATTCCTCTATGTCACCAGTGGACTGGGTATCACTGTCGGCTACCATCGACTGATGGCCCACCGAAGCTTCGACTGTCCGAACTGGGTCAAGGGCGCACTCTTAATCGCGGGTGCTTGGGCGTTGCAAAACTCCGCCATCAAATGGGCGTCCGATCATCTGCGACATCACGCACATTGCGACGAGGTCAAAGATCCGTACAACGCGCAACTGGGATTCTGGCATAGCCACTGCGGATGGCTCTTTACCCCTGATCAGTATGCCGATCCAAAATATGCGACGCGCGTCGCGAACGATCCCGTTGCGATCTGGCAACACCAACATTACCCGCTTCTGGTCCTTACGGGTTTGGCCGGCACATTTCTCATCGGTTTCCTCCACAACGGCATCATGGGTGGCATCGGCTGCTTTCTCCTCGCCGGTGTGGGACGAACTTTTGCGGTGCTGAACTCCACGTTTTGCATCAACTCCGTCTGTCATCTGTGGGGACGTCAGCCACACGGCACCTCTGATTCCAGTCGAGACAGCTGGCTCGTGTCTCTCGTGACGTTTGGCGAGGGGTACCATAACTACCATCATATGTATCCGACCGACTACCGAAACGGCCATCGCTGGTACCACTTTGATCCCTCGAAATGGCTCATCCTCGGGCTCTACTCACTAGGACTTGCGACATCGCTGCGGACAGGCTCGTACGTCGAAGACTCGCTCACTCGAACGAATTAA
- a CDS encoding DEAD/DEAH box helicase: protein MNTSVHTSFHTLGLSEPLLRDLTAAGLLVPTPIQAQAIPPALEGRDVIGCAQTGTGKTAAFVVPMIERLAVLPKGHPQALILAPTRELALQIFDSIEKLGRSHNISATVIVGGSDMQAQIRGLRQRPDILVATPGRLLDHMWNGTVNMLPIKILVLDEADRMLDMGFAPQINQILDALPLERQTLLFSATLPTDVTRLVQASLKDAVRVMVTPHSTTAEGVTQAVHYTTFHEKTNLLVSLLGVERGTVLVFARTKSRVDRLGQTLEQAGHRVAVIHGDRTLPQRLRALDGFKRGQVRILVATDVAARGIDVANIGHVVNYDLPNSPEDYIHRIGRTARMKMTGRATSFVTAEDHDQLRAIETLLGHAVPLAEGSPGPGDRSPSRGGADRSRGERQRWGRPGEDRRQQQSGPVVPEGV from the coding sequence GTGAATACCTCTGTTCACACGAGTTTTCACACCCTTGGTTTGTCCGAGCCGCTTCTGCGGGATTTGACGGCAGCGGGGTTGTTGGTTCCTACTCCCATTCAAGCCCAGGCCATTCCCCCAGCTCTTGAGGGCCGGGACGTGATTGGGTGCGCGCAAACCGGTACGGGGAAGACGGCGGCATTTGTGGTGCCTATGATCGAGCGCCTCGCAGTTCTGCCAAAAGGTCATCCCCAGGCGTTAATTCTTGCGCCAACCCGTGAATTGGCCTTGCAGATTTTCGATTCGATCGAGAAGCTGGGGCGGAGCCACAATATCTCCGCAACGGTCATTGTCGGAGGGAGCGATATGCAGGCGCAGATCAGGGGTTTGCGTCAACGGCCCGACATCCTGGTTGCCACGCCTGGGCGTTTGCTGGACCATATGTGGAACGGGACGGTCAATATGCTCCCCATTAAAATTCTAGTGCTGGACGAAGCCGACCGTATGCTCGATATGGGCTTTGCACCACAGATCAATCAGATTCTTGACGCCTTGCCGCTGGAGCGACAGACGTTGCTCTTTTCCGCTACCCTTCCAACGGATGTGACCCGTTTAGTTCAGGCGAGCCTGAAGGATGCGGTTCGTGTGATGGTGACGCCTCACTCGACGACGGCGGAAGGTGTCACGCAGGCGGTGCACTATACGACGTTCCATGAAAAGACGAATCTATTGGTGTCGTTGCTGGGGGTTGAACGGGGAACGGTTCTCGTGTTCGCTCGGACCAAGAGCCGAGTCGATCGACTCGGTCAGACGTTAGAGCAGGCCGGTCACCGTGTTGCGGTCATCCACGGAGATCGAACGTTGCCGCAGCGCCTCCGCGCACTTGACGGATTTAAGCGCGGGCAAGTGAGGATTCTCGTCGCGACGGACGTTGCCGCCCGCGGAATCGACGTGGCGAATATCGGCCATGTGGTGAATTACGACTTGCCGAACTCTCCGGAGGACTATATCCATCGTATTGGGCGGACAGCCAGGATGAAGATGACTGGGCGAGCCACCAGTTTCGTGACGGCTGAGGATCATGATCAGCTGCGAGCGATCGAGACTCTGTTGGGGCACGCTGTGCCGTTGGCAGAGGGAAGTCCTGGCCCCGGTGATCGTTCCCCTTCGAGGGGAGGGGCTGATCGCTCCAGGGGCGAGCGTCAGCGGTGGGGCCGTCCAGGCGAGGATCGACGTCAACAGCAGTCAGGTCCTGTCGTGCCTGAGGGGGTCTAG
- a CDS encoding PilZ domain-containing protein, with the protein MEQLSYRSSGSNKFRRHSRVRISAPFACALSRRQVRRWLLRPSIDLGVVYDLSICGARVSTEAAIKPGDQITLSLRLPKQIKPAEIAVATVQWTKDQFFGLAFTELSPTAQSRLEKYVAVMSPSAA; encoded by the coding sequence ATGGAACAACTCTCATATCGATCCTCTGGCTCGAATAAGTTTCGCCGGCATTCGCGAGTGCGCATCTCTGCTCCGTTCGCCTGCGCGCTGTCTCGACGTCAGGTTCGGCGTTGGTTACTTCGGCCGTCTATCGACTTGGGAGTGGTCTACGATCTTTCGATATGCGGGGCGCGAGTCAGCACAGAGGCTGCGATTAAGCCTGGAGATCAAATCACATTGAGCCTGCGTCTTCCCAAGCAAATTAAGCCTGCCGAGATTGCCGTGGCCACGGTGCAGTGGACAAAGGACCAATTTTTCGGCTTGGCTTTTACGGAGTTGTCTCCAACGGCACAGAGCCGTCTGGAAAAGTATGTGGCGGTCATGTCACCGAGCGCCGCATAA
- a CDS encoding PilZ domain-containing protein, protein MGTESRRYPRLRIPAPFACSFARIGLQRWAAAERAGLGVVLDVSLNGAKVMSPAAMNQGDQLAVSLRLPDQTTTMNVDATVRWGNRHTFGLEFIALSQRAETRLRKFLSRVPSH, encoded by the coding sequence ATGGGCACTGAGTCAAGACGATACCCGCGTCTTCGCATTCCGGCACCCTTCGCCTGTTCGTTTGCACGCATTGGCTTACAGCGATGGGCAGCGGCTGAGCGTGCAGGATTGGGTGTTGTGCTTGATGTGTCGTTGAACGGTGCAAAAGTGATGAGCCCCGCCGCTATGAATCAGGGAGATCAGCTCGCGGTCAGTCTGCGATTGCCGGATCAGACGACGACGATGAATGTCGATGCGACCGTGAGATGGGGTAATCGTCATACATTTGGATTGGAATTTATTGCGCTCTCTCAACGCGCTGAAACTCGCCTGCGGAAATTTCTCTCCCGTGTTCCCTCGCATTGA
- a CDS encoding GspE/PulE family protein yields MQANPVPQNLQELQQKVAFTENIKRIADQINAASDLDHILLDLHKDILSLFDAEDLTIYAFDSDKKEIFSKVPHIDSVEEIRIPITEQSLPGFCAKYLRPVNIADAYNIAELQGVHPSLLHDNSYDKRTGFKTKQVLTYPIVAENKYLMGVLQLLNKKSGARFTRKDEESVAEIAKALGIAFFNLRKVSKKNPTKFDLLVTNSRISQNDLDNAIAESKKGVSDFESILIEKYKVPKIEIGKSLAQFHKCPYIEYSDRTIVDIELLKNLNVDYLRKNHWMPLKRDRTAIEILTDDPGDLDRVADIKRTFPGLNIRFAISLRRDIAQFLSSATGQGQGDSGSTRKLDENVSDILGELVNEAQEAAAEDAGGGLDENDNAIVRLANQIIADAYRQGASDIHVEPYGEKRETLVRFRVDGDCFEYMKIPQSYRRAIVSRLKIMASLDIAERRKPQDGKIKFKLSENKEIELRVATIPTAGYNEDVVMRLLAASEPLPLDKMGFSDRNLAAIKEIAAKPYGIILCVGPTGSGKTTTLHSVLGFINTPDIKIWTAEDPVEITQYGLRQVQVQPKIDFTFAKAMRAFLRADPDVIMVGEMRDKETAEIGIEASLTGHLVMSTLHTNSAVETVTRLLDMGCDSFSFADAMLGVLAQRLTRRICKDCKEQYVGTAVEYEEIRQGYGPENWDKLGIPQDNTFRLARGKGCETCNRTGFKGRVALHELLLGSDRIKRMIQSKAKTEEMVKAAIEDGMTTLMQDGVQKTLQGHTTFKEVKAVAIK; encoded by the coding sequence ATGCAAGCCAATCCTGTCCCGCAAAATCTCCAGGAGCTTCAGCAAAAAGTCGCCTTTACCGAAAACATCAAACGCATCGCTGACCAAATCAATGCCGCCAGCGATCTCGACCATATTCTGCTCGATCTGCACAAAGACATTCTCAGTCTCTTCGACGCCGAAGATCTCACCATCTATGCGTTTGATTCGGACAAGAAAGAAATTTTCTCAAAAGTCCCCCACATCGATAGCGTCGAGGAAATCCGCATCCCCATCACGGAACAAAGCCTGCCCGGGTTCTGCGCGAAGTATCTCCGCCCTGTAAATATCGCCGACGCCTATAACATCGCGGAGCTGCAGGGCGTTCACCCTTCACTCCTGCACGACAACTCCTACGACAAGCGAACAGGATTCAAAACCAAGCAGGTCTTGACCTATCCAATCGTGGCAGAGAACAAGTATTTAATGGGCGTGCTCCAATTGCTCAACAAGAAAAGCGGCGCCCGCTTTACCAGAAAAGATGAAGAGTCTGTCGCGGAAATCGCAAAGGCCCTCGGCATCGCCTTTTTCAACCTCCGCAAGGTCTCAAAAAAGAACCCGACCAAGTTCGATCTTTTGGTGACGAATAGCCGCATCTCTCAAAACGACTTAGACAATGCCATCGCCGAATCCAAGAAAGGCGTATCGGACTTCGAGAGCATCTTGATCGAAAAATACAAGGTGCCGAAGATCGAGATCGGCAAATCGCTCGCGCAGTTTCACAAATGCCCCTACATCGAGTACAGCGATCGAACGATCGTCGATATCGAGCTCCTGAAAAATCTCAACGTCGACTACCTCAGAAAAAACCATTGGATGCCCCTCAAGCGGGACAGGACCGCCATCGAGATTTTAACGGACGACCCTGGCGATCTCGACCGTGTGGCGGATATCAAGCGCACGTTCCCAGGCCTCAACATTCGTTTTGCCATCAGCCTCCGCCGTGATATTGCACAATTCCTCAGCTCCGCCACAGGACAGGGACAGGGAGATAGCGGCAGCACCAGAAAGTTGGATGAAAACGTCTCCGATATTCTCGGAGAACTCGTCAACGAAGCCCAAGAAGCCGCAGCGGAAGACGCCGGGGGCGGACTCGACGAAAATGACAACGCCATCGTCCGACTAGCGAATCAAATCATTGCCGATGCCTATCGCCAAGGCGCCTCAGATATTCACGTCGAACCCTATGGCGAAAAACGTGAAACTCTTGTCCGTTTCCGGGTCGACGGTGATTGTTTCGAATATATGAAAATCCCCCAGAGTTATCGCCGTGCCATCGTGTCGCGTCTGAAAATCATGGCCAGCCTCGACATTGCGGAACGGCGCAAGCCCCAGGACGGCAAGATCAAATTTAAACTATCGGAAAACAAGGAAATCGAGTTGCGCGTCGCAACGATTCCGACTGCTGGATATAATGAAGACGTCGTCATGCGTCTGCTCGCGGCCAGCGAGCCCTTGCCTCTTGACAAGATGGGGTTTTCAGACCGAAATCTGGCGGCAATCAAAGAGATCGCGGCTAAACCCTATGGCATCATTCTCTGCGTCGGACCAACCGGTTCTGGAAAAACCACAACCCTCCATTCCGTTCTCGGTTTCATCAATACACCGGACATCAAGATCTGGACGGCAGAAGACCCTGTCGAAATCACGCAGTACGGACTTCGGCAAGTGCAGGTTCAACCCAAGATCGATTTCACCTTTGCCAAAGCTATGCGCGCATTTCTACGAGCCGATCCAGATGTGATTATGGTCGGAGAAATGCGAGATAAAGAAACGGCTGAAATCGGCATTGAAGCCTCATTGACCGGACACCTCGTCATGAGCACACTCCACACCAACAGCGCGGTGGAGACGGTCACCAGACTTCTGGACATGGGCTGCGACTCCTTTAGTTTTGCCGATGCCATGTTAGGAGTCCTTGCCCAGCGCCTCACTCGACGGATCTGCAAGGACTGCAAGGAACAATACGTCGGAACCGCAGTTGAATATGAGGAAATTCGCCAGGGGTACGGGCCTGAGAATTGGGACAAGCTGGGCATCCCGCAGGACAACACGTTCCGCCTAGCACGCGGAAAGGGATGTGAGACCTGCAATCGCACTGGTTTTAAGGGACGCGTGGCACTGCACGAGTTGCTCCTAGGATCGGACCGCATCAAACGCATGATTCAGTCGAAAGCCAAGACTGAAGAGATGGTAAAGGCTGCCATTGAGGACGGGATGACGACCCTCATGCAGGACGGAGTTCAGAAGACGCTTCAGGGCCACACCACGTTCAAAGAAGTGAAGGCCGTGGCGATCAAGTAG
- a CDS encoding proline--tRNA ligase yields the protein MRTSQVLIPTLREEPVEAETVSHKLMLRAGLIRKVAAGIYTYLPLGLRVIRKVEQIIREEMNRAGAQELLMPIASPAELWQETGRWNFYGKELIRFKDRHEREFCLGPTHEEVITDLFRREVRSYRQMPLNFYQIQTKFRDEIRPRFGLMRGREFIMKDAYSFDQDEASAKVSYQKMYDAYQRIFTRCGLTFRAVEADTGLIGGSSSHEFMVLADTGENTIVYSDTGTYAANVEQAEVLPPTDMDTDAPRPLRAVQTPRCRTVEEVTKFLNVSPAHLVKTLLYSTGKETVALLIRGDHEANEIKIQRLLHVTDLELATPAVVEQVTGAPVGFAGPVGLKDVRIIADHAVKALRNVVIGGNQLDTHYVDANWERDFHVEQFADLRSACAGDPSPRKDGTLKATRGIEVGHVFMLGTKYSELMKASFLDAQGKECLAVMGCYGIGVGRTAASAIEQNHDDKGIIWPFPIAPFHVHLLPLTKSDQTAHVTAQLYDELQAAGLEVLWDDRDERAGVKFNDADLMGAPFQVVIGDKGLAEGVVEVKTRKDGVKLKMPPAQVAAHLTRTQTS from the coding sequence AAAGTGGCAGCCGGCATCTACACCTATCTTCCGCTCGGACTCAGAGTCATCAGAAAGGTCGAGCAGATCATTCGTGAGGAAATGAACCGGGCTGGGGCACAAGAACTCCTCATGCCCATCGCCTCTCCCGCAGAGCTCTGGCAGGAAACAGGCCGATGGAACTTCTACGGCAAGGAGTTGATCCGCTTTAAAGATCGCCATGAACGCGAATTCTGTTTGGGACCGACCCATGAGGAAGTGATCACCGATTTGTTCAGGAGAGAAGTCCGCTCCTATCGGCAGATGCCACTGAATTTCTATCAGATCCAAACAAAGTTTCGAGACGAAATCCGCCCCCGCTTCGGACTCATGCGGGGACGCGAGTTCATCATGAAGGACGCCTACAGCTTCGACCAGGACGAAGCGAGCGCCAAGGTCAGCTATCAGAAGATGTACGACGCCTATCAGCGTATCTTCACACGCTGCGGCCTCACCTTTCGCGCCGTAGAAGCCGACACCGGGTTGATTGGCGGCAGCTCATCTCACGAGTTCATGGTGCTCGCCGATACGGGCGAGAACACCATCGTCTATAGCGATACCGGCACCTACGCCGCCAACGTCGAACAAGCCGAAGTGCTTCCTCCTACGGATATGGACACCGACGCACCCCGTCCCCTGCGTGCCGTCCAGACGCCCCGTTGCCGGACAGTCGAAGAAGTCACGAAATTCTTGAACGTCTCCCCTGCTCACCTCGTCAAAACACTTCTCTATTCGACGGGGAAAGAGACTGTGGCCCTGTTGATCCGAGGCGACCATGAGGCCAATGAGATTAAGATTCAACGGCTTCTTCACGTGACGGATCTTGAGCTCGCGACTCCCGCCGTTGTCGAGCAAGTCACAGGCGCGCCGGTCGGATTTGCCGGACCCGTCGGATTGAAAGATGTTCGGATTATCGCCGACCATGCGGTCAAAGCCTTGCGCAACGTGGTCATCGGCGGCAATCAACTTGATACGCACTATGTCGATGCGAATTGGGAGCGTGACTTTCACGTCGAGCAGTTTGCCGATCTCCGCAGTGCCTGTGCAGGAGACCCGTCACCGAGAAAAGACGGGACGTTGAAAGCGACGCGTGGGATTGAAGTCGGGCACGTCTTTATGCTCGGCACCAAATACAGTGAACTCATGAAAGCCTCCTTCCTGGATGCGCAAGGCAAGGAATGCCTCGCCGTCATGGGATGTTATGGCATCGGAGTCGGACGAACTGCCGCATCGGCGATCGAACAGAACCATGACGACAAAGGCATTATTTGGCCCTTCCCCATTGCTCCATTCCATGTGCATCTCCTCCCGCTCACCAAATCTGACCAAACGGCTCACGTCACCGCGCAGCTCTACGACGAACTGCAGGCGGCGGGACTAGAGGTCCTATGGGATGACCGGGATGAACGAGCGGGGGTGAAGTTCAACGATGCAGACCTCATGGGAGCCCCGTTCCAAGTCGTCATTGGCGACAAGGGCCTCGCCGAAGGAGTCGTGGAGGTCAAGACTCGGAAGGACGGAGTTAAACTCAAGATGCCTCCCGCTCAAGTTGCCGCTCATCTGACTCGCACACAAACAAGTTAG